AATTAAAGTCAAGTCATTTCAAGATGAAATATCTAAATATAATTCAGATTTACAACCAAATCAAATAACGGAAATTTGCCACTCAGCAAGTGAAGAACTTGTGGATATTCTCCTGCAAAAAGATAGTATCTCGTCAGATTTAGTAAGTATTTTAGGAAATGAATCCGAATTCTACATAAAAATTAAAAATGATAATACGTTAAACAAGCTAAATTGTAGAATTGTTGAGTTTGGAACAAAACAATCTGTCATGGGAGGAGTTGTAAAACTTTATATCCAGTCTTGGAATGACAGTATACCTCAAGTTCAGGAAATCTATTCAGCCGTTATAGGTGAAAATATTGCGAAAATAATAGATTATTCTATAGTTTTACAGGACAATGATTACTATTTTGTTATAATTGATAAACTTTACGGACCTGAAAGCATATATGTGAGAATTGACACAAAAAAATACATTAATAGTGAGTGGATTCCATGTTCCGAGCTTATTGAGACAAATATAAAGGGGTGGAATATTGAGAGTGAAGGGTTAATTATATTAAATAGCCAAAAGATATCTTTTAACAATGAAAATGATTATGAAGTCAAGCTGAATGAGAATATATGTGAAATAGACGTTGTAGATGTAAATAAAAATATTATTGACACGCTGAATATTAGATTTGAAGATGGGAAATGGCAGATTGGTTTTGAAAGCAAAGGGGAGAAAGATGTTAAATGGTTAAGATTCTCGACATCCGATTTTACTAATGAAAGAGAACTGATAAAAAAATATAGAGAAAAAGAAATAAAAGATATTGAAGAGGGTAAAATGGGCAGTGATACAGTGGTTAAAATAGGGATAGCGTTAGCTGACGTCAATAATGACGGCGAAGATGAAATAATTGCCTTATTATCTCATAAATATTATAGTTCTTCTCAATCAAATGCAGTTTTAGGGATTTATTTTATCAGTAATGGAGAAGTTAATAGGTACGTTCCCTTACCTAGTGTATTTGTTGATACTGGAAATTTGGAAAAGCAGAACGAAATTGGCTATATAGATAATGAAGGAAGTTCATGGGTTGATTTTATTGTTAATGGTAAAAAATACACATGGGACGGGAATATATACAATTAAATATAATGAAAAATAGCTCAAAAGATATAATGATTATGTGAGTATTTTTATAAATTATTGAGCCGTTCTATACATTAATTATAAATATATATAAGATTGTGGGCATTGAAGAATTCCTGTCAAATATATATGTGTATTAATAAGATAGCATTAATAATATTAAAAAAATAATGGGTGATTTTATGAAAAGATTAATGATAATATTGATTGCAATAGCAATGCTGGCGACCTTGATAGGCGGAGCATTGACGGCAAGTGCTGATACAGATGTTAGCGTAACGGTAGATGGCAGGAAAGTGGTATTTCCTGATGCAAAGCCCTTTATAGATGAAAACGGCAGGACATTAATACCTGTAAGATTTGTAACTGAGGATTTAGGAGCGACTGTAGAATGGAATGCAGAAGACAGAGAAGTGTATATAACAAAGGATAAATCAAATGTATTGATAAGAATAGGGCAGGAGAGGATATTAGTAAACGGTATAACCAAAACAATGGATACAAAGGCAATAATACGGTATGACAGGACATATGTGCCCATAAGGTATGTGGCAGAAGGACTTGGAGCAACAGTAGGCTGGGATGCAGGTACAAGAACGGTGATTATAACAACAATAAAGGATGTAGATCCAACTCCGATACCTACCCTAACACCTTCAGCAACACCTGAAAAGGATCCTGTAACTGGATGGATTA
The genomic region above belongs to Acetivibrio saccincola and contains:
- a CDS encoding copper amine oxidase N-terminal domain-containing protein, coding for MKRLMIILIAIAMLATLIGGALTASADTDVSVTVDGRKVVFPDAKPFIDENGRTLIPVRFVTEDLGATVEWNAEDREVYITKDKSNVLIRIGQERILVNGITKTMDTKAIIRYDRTYVPIRYVAEGLGATVGWDAGTRTVIITTIKDVDPTPIPTLTPSATPEKDPVTGWITVKEDLTWVEYSMSINWTVDNELLNKRYDAAEKMFAERYGEDIAKEIFAYVRLKQTRPYVLEYKRFKMNNQFITVSGKGAGLDIKVWKEGVILK